In Thermodesulfobacteriota bacterium, one DNA window encodes the following:
- the nrfH gene encoding cytochrome c nitrite reductase small subunit, producing MSVRKKGLFAGIVLAAVGAAAVFFMIGPPRLLASSSQPDFCAGCHVMEAEFMAWSHAGAHRRKLCVDCHLPNENVAVHYLWKSLDGLKDVVAFYSGRVPDRIEVTEHGRQVLQANCVRCHEEAVEMIGQERPCWACHRRIAHRRSGSIETLATTL from the coding sequence ATGTCAGTCAGGAAGAAAGGCCTGTTTGCAGGCATTGTGCTGGCTGCCGTTGGAGCGGCCGCAGTCTTCTTCATGATCGGGCCGCCCCGGCTGCTGGCCAGCTCCAGCCAGCCGGATTTCTGCGCGGGCTGCCATGTCATGGAGGCGGAGTTCATGGCCTGGAGCCACGCCGGCGCCCACCGCCGCAAGCTCTGTGTGGACTGCCACCTCCCCAATGAGAATGTGGCTGTGCACTATCTCTGGAAGTCCCTGGATGGCCTCAAGGACGTGGTGGCCTTCTACTCCGGCCGGGTGCCGGACCGGATCGAGGTGACCGAGCACGGCCGCCAGGTGCTCCAGGCCAACTGCGTGCGCTGCCATGAAGAGGCGGTGGAAATGATCGGTCAGGAGCGGCCCTGCTGGGCATGCCACCGCCGGATCGCCCACCGGCGAAGCGGTTCGATCGAAACCCTTGCAACCACCCTGTGA
- a CDS encoding ammonia-forming cytochrome c nitrite reductase subunit c552: MKATLRRCTTLTLSALLALAVTGCQAPPKTEAVRPVKIAEGEMDPAAWGKAYPINYDLWKKTAEPTAPGKSVYKRGFDADGITYDKLSEFPYMALLFNGWGFGVEYNEPRGHAYMLKDQLEIDSSRVKAGGVCLTCKTPYAPKLEREKGYDYYSKPWKEMHGMIPAEHQELGVACIDCHAPQDMSLRLSREFTLGRALASLNIDRSKLTQQDMRSLVCAQCHVTYNITKDSDKKSNGIYFPWQGSKWGGISVENIIRQIRGDASVGEWVQKVTGFKMPFIRHPEFELFSMNSVHWQAGVSCADCHMPYTKVGAHKVSDHRVTSPLKSDLKACQQCHTESPDWLRAQVTAIQDRTVSMMIRSGYATALVAKLLETSHSRQAAGVAIDQALYDQAKDFYLEAFFRTLYVGAENSVGFHNPTEAMRILGDSVAFATKAEALLRQALTKAGVEVPVVVNLELEKYLEGRGDKKLPFRPNLQIPDPFGVQERLITVQLTSQ, translated from the coding sequence ATGAAAGCCACGCTGAGGCGCTGCACCACCCTGACCCTGTCCGCCCTCCTGGCCCTGGCCGTGACCGGCTGCCAGGCCCCGCCCAAGACCGAGGCAGTCCGGCCGGTGAAGATCGCCGAGGGCGAGATGGATCCGGCGGCCTGGGGCAAGGCCTATCCCATCAACTACGACCTGTGGAAGAAGACCGCCGAGCCGACCGCTCCAGGCAAGAGCGTCTACAAGCGGGGCTTCGATGCCGACGGCATCACCTACGACAAGCTCTCCGAGTTCCCGTACATGGCCCTGCTGTTCAACGGCTGGGGCTTCGGTGTCGAGTACAACGAGCCCCGGGGCCATGCCTACATGCTCAAGGATCAGCTGGAGATCGACTCCTCCCGGGTCAAGGCGGGCGGCGTCTGTCTCACCTGCAAGACCCCGTACGCCCCCAAGCTGGAGCGGGAGAAGGGCTACGACTACTACAGCAAGCCCTGGAAAGAGATGCACGGCATGATCCCGGCGGAGCACCAGGAGCTGGGGGTGGCCTGCATCGACTGCCATGCCCCCCAGGACATGTCCCTGCGGCTGTCCCGGGAATTCACCCTGGGCCGGGCCCTGGCCAGCCTGAACATCGACCGCTCCAAGCTCACCCAGCAGGACATGCGCAGCCTGGTCTGCGCCCAGTGCCATGTTACGTACAACATCACCAAGGACAGCGACAAGAAGTCCAACGGCATCTACTTCCCCTGGCAGGGCAGCAAGTGGGGCGGCATCTCCGTGGAGAACATCATCCGCCAGATCCGGGGCGATGCCTCGGTGGGGGAGTGGGTGCAGAAGGTCACCGGCTTCAAGATGCCCTTCATCCGGCATCCGGAGTTTGAGCTCTTCTCCATGAACAGCGTCCACTGGCAGGCCGGGGTCTCCTGCGCGGACTGCCACATGCCGTACACCAAGGTCGGGGCCCACAAGGTCTCGGACCACCGGGTGACCAGCCCCTTGAAGAGCGACCTCAAGGCCTGCCAGCAGTGCCATACGGAAAGTCCGGACTGGCTGCGCGCCCAGGTGACAGCGATCCAGGACCGCACGGTGTCGATGATGATCCGCTCCGGCTACGCCACCGCCCTGGTGGCCAAGCTCCTGGAGACCTCCCACAGCCGGCAGGCGGCCGGCGTCGCCATCGACCAGGCCCTCTATGATCAGGCCAAGGACTTCTATCTGGAGGCCTTCTTCCGCACCCTCTACGTGGGCGCCGAGAACTCCGTGGGCTTCCATAACCCCACCGAGGCGATGCGCATCCTGGGCGACTCGGTGGCCTTCGCCACCAAGGCCGAGGCCCTGCTGCGCCAGGCCTTGACCAAGGCCGGCGTCGAGGTGCCGGTCGTGGTCAACCTGGAGCTGGAGAAGTATCTGGAGGGCCGGGGTGACAAGAAGCTCCCCTTCCGGCCGAACCTCCAGATCCCGGATCCCTTCGGCGTCCAGGAGCGGCTGATCACCGTGCAGCTCACCTCCCAGTAG
- a CDS encoding ATP-binding protein: MRVRTRLLLAVGAVVIVSLGVIFLQTAAFMKELVMGMAERQARMLASQVLLTRQWVADHNGLFFSKAPGVEPNPFLTEPEMVDAAGRRYVLRNPAMVTRELSEYAAKAGFGRFRVASLAPVNPANAPDPFERQALERTAAGAQEVIGIEAGDQGRTLRYLTPLMVEEPCLECHRRHGYRLGDVKGGLSLAIPLAWADEAIAGNNRRLLAMGAASVLLVGLTIFGVVDLLVGRRLALLARAMERFPEQDPAVQLPTGSDEVGSLAACFQRLAGRLAAAQEELGRARERLFRNEKLAALGRLAAGVAHEINNPLGGMRNCVQSLQEAPEDRELAARYLPLLDKGLRQIGGIVRQLLNFGRTEPLRRRAVVVDELVRESLLLLGHQLKKGIEVRLDLAAGSPYPLDVEAVKQVLVNIAVNAIQAMPDGGTLAIETRLHDRGLTLTVTDSGAGISPADLPRIFDPFFTTKEVGQGTGLGLALSHSLVQRLGGSISVTSTLGQGSRFVVELPPPASGEAGS, from the coding sequence ATGCGGGTGCGGACCAGGCTGCTCCTGGCGGTGGGGGCGGTGGTGATCGTCTCCCTGGGGGTGATCTTTCTTCAGACCGCCGCCTTCATGAAGGAGCTGGTGATGGGCATGGCCGAGCGCCAGGCCCGGATGCTGGCGAGCCAAGTGCTCCTGACCCGCCAGTGGGTGGCGGATCACAACGGCCTGTTCTTCAGCAAGGCGCCGGGGGTGGAGCCCAATCCCTTCCTGACCGAGCCGGAGATGGTGGATGCAGCCGGCCGGCGCTACGTGCTCCGGAACCCGGCCATGGTCACCCGGGAGCTGTCGGAGTACGCCGCCAAGGCAGGGTTTGGCCGCTTCCGGGTGGCGAGCCTGGCGCCGGTCAACCCGGCCAACGCCCCGGACCCCTTCGAGCGCCAGGCCCTGGAGCGCACCGCTGCCGGCGCCCAGGAGGTGATCGGCATCGAGGCCGGCGACCAGGGTCGCACCCTGCGCTACCTCACCCCCCTGATGGTGGAAGAGCCGTGCCTGGAATGCCACCGCCGCCACGGCTACCGCCTGGGCGACGTCAAGGGCGGGCTCTCCCTGGCCATCCCCCTGGCCTGGGCCGACGAGGCGATCGCCGGCAACAACCGCCGGCTCCTGGCCATGGGCGCGGCATCCGTCCTCCTGGTCGGACTCACCATCTTCGGGGTGGTGGATCTTCTGGTGGGCCGGCGGCTGGCGCTTCTGGCCCGGGCCATGGAGCGCTTTCCGGAGCAGGATCCGGCGGTGCAGCTACCCACCGGCAGCGACGAGGTGGGCAGCCTGGCCGCCTGCTTCCAGAGGCTGGCCGGCCGGCTGGCTGCCGCCCAGGAGGAGCTGGGTCGGGCCCGGGAGCGGCTGTTCCGGAACGAGAAGCTGGCCGCCCTGGGCCGCCTGGCCGCCGGCGTCGCCCACGAGATCAACAACCCCCTGGGCGGCATGCGCAACTGCGTGCAGAGCCTGCAGGAAGCGCCGGAGGACCGGGAGCTGGCGGCGCGCTACCTGCCGCTCCTGGACAAGGGCCTGCGGCAGATCGGCGGCATCGTCCGCCAGCTGCTCAATTTCGGCCGCACCGAGCCCCTGCGACGGCGGGCGGTGGTGGTGGACGAGCTGGTGCGGGAGAGCCTGCTCCTCCTTGGCCACCAGCTCAAGAAGGGCATCGAGGTCCGGCTGGACCTGGCAGCAGGCTCGCCCTATCCCCTGGATGTGGAGGCGGTCAAACAGGTGCTGGTCAACATTGCCGTCAACGCCATCCAGGCCATGCCGGACGGCGGCACCCTCGCGATCGAGACCCGGCTCCATGACCGGGGCCTGACCCTTACGGTCACCGACTCGGGCGCCGGCATCAGCCCGGCTGATCTGCCCCGGATCTTCGACCCCTTCTTCACCACCAAGGAGGTGGGCCAGGGCACCGGCCTGGGGCTCGCCCTCAGCCACAGCCTGGTGCAGCGGCTGGGCGGCAGCATCAGCGTCACCAGCACCCTGGGCCAGGGCAGCCGCTTTGTCGTCGAGCTGCCGCCGCCGGCGAGCGGGGAGGCCGGGTCATGA
- a CDS encoding DUF4143 domain-containing protein, translating to MIRAFEDYLQGGGYPELVGDLDPGIKRRILQEYFDVMIYRDLVERHGTANLAALRLLIRRLVDGVGSSMSINKIHNDLKSAGYRIGKNALYDWLDQLETICFVQIARKFDPSVVRQELAERKAYVVDNGFLHAMSYRYSGNHEKLLENLIAMELRKKGLDLLFFKGDQECDFVVVNDAGQARSLQVAYDLASPDIRKREIRALVRASRAAGSTDAFLVTMDQEEDLLVDGVAIAVRPAWKLLALWDQAWADPATP from the coding sequence ATGATCCGTGCCTTCGAGGACTATCTGCAAGGTGGCGGCTATCCGGAACTGGTCGGCGACCTGGATCCGGGAATCAAGAGAAGGATCCTGCAGGAGTACTTCGATGTGATGATCTACCGCGACCTGGTGGAGCGGCACGGCACGGCCAATCTGGCCGCCTTGCGCCTCTTGATCCGCAGACTGGTCGACGGTGTCGGCAGCTCCATGTCGATCAACAAGATCCACAACGACCTCAAGTCGGCAGGCTATCGCATCGGCAAGAACGCCCTCTATGACTGGCTGGATCAGCTGGAAACGATCTGTTTTGTGCAGATCGCCAGGAAATTTGACCCCTCCGTTGTCCGGCAGGAGCTGGCTGAGCGCAAGGCCTACGTCGTCGACAATGGCTTCCTCCACGCCATGAGCTACCGGTACTCCGGCAACCACGAAAAGCTGCTCGAAAACCTGATCGCCATGGAGCTGCGCAAGAAGGGGCTGGACCTTCTGTTCTTCAAGGGGGACCAGGAGTGCGACTTCGTCGTGGTCAACGATGCCGGCCAGGCGAGGTCCCTCCAGGTCGCCTACGACCTCGCCAGCCCCGACATCCGCAAGCGGGAAATCCGCGCCCTGGTCCGGGCCAGCCGCGCCGCCGGCAGCACAGACGCCTTTCTGGTCACCATGGACCAGGAGGAAGACCTGCTGGTTGATGGTGTGGCCATCGCGGTCCGGCCGGCCTGGAAGCTTCTTGCTCTCTGGGATCAGGCCTGGGCCGACCCCGCCACCCCCTGA